The following nucleotide sequence is from Citrus sinensis cultivar Valencia sweet orange chromosome 6, DVS_A1.0, whole genome shotgun sequence.
attgcttctgaaacaaaaagaagcaAACCCATCAAATCCAACAATCAACACCCAAACGAGAAATACTGAAAGCCCATACTTGTCATAAAGAAAAACTCAGTGCAATAAGTAGTTCAACACCAGTCTACCTTTCAACTAACCATATCAAGTGAAGCAACTTTTTCAGCTTCCTCAGTTCCCAGACCCTCTCTGACAGGGCTATTACTTCCACATATGCTACCACTCAAAGGACTAGTAGTAGCATTGTTGACTGAATCTGCTGTCAAGGTGCTCATATTAGGTGAACTAGAACTACAACCAGCAACATGCTCTTCTGATACCTTCGGAGGCGGATTAGAAATAGAACCAGAAACAAGCTCTTCTAACTCTTTCGGAGGCAAACTAGAAATAGAACCAGAAATGTGCCCTTCTGATTCTTTAGGCCTATTCAGGGCATTGCAGTGTGGACAGTAATATGTAATATATGGGAAATCCTCCTTCCTAGCAAGACCTTCGCACatacaacaaaagaaaaaatagttttCTTCAATCCCGATCATTTCATAAACAACACAATTGATTTTGGGGTCGTGCATGTGATTTCATCGTTAAGCAGTAAGAGGGTAGGAATATCCTTTCTAACAGACTCACCATTATGCATATGGCAGTTGCCACATATAAGAGCATAAGATTGTGAAGGATCGTCTCCAACAAGTATTGCTGCAATTCGAGCAATCCATCCTCCGTCATGCATGGTAGACACCTGGGGATAGTGATGATTCACAACAAGTTGATTATGCTCAGGACCCTCGCTCCCAAAGGAACTAGAGGTTTCTTCATCAGAATGATGCAATGGAGTGCTACCAGCACCACCAGATCTGGGCTGCAATTGCTTTCGATTTCGAAGACCGCTAGATGGCATAACCTCGACATCATTGCTATTCCCCAGTGGAACATTGAAATTAGATTCATCCCCCACAAACACATTCAAACCAGAATCTGCGCCTAGCTTGGATGCCAGGACTGTTGCAGCGGCAGCTTTTGCCGCTGGGTCAGGATCATACCTCTGTAAAATAAAGCTTGTGCTAAGTACAATTCCAAACTTTTTTTAAGAATGAGTCGTGCATtcggaaattaaaaaaaaaaaaaaaactccattcatttctttttgatgaGGCAATAACCACTTCCATCAGCAACTAACACCCTTTATTCATTACAGAAACCATATCATGGTAACAACTCTTAAACTCATTTGAtgtgaccaaaaaaaaagaattctacAAAATTGCACAATATTGTCTAAGACTCTTAGCAACCAATTCAAAACAACACAAAGGGGTAAAACAAAATCTTAAGAATCGAGGCTTACATCTCAAGCTTTATATTACACTTAAAAGCTTAAACAGACCGATGGGACCTGAAAGAGGATTCTATAGAACACCTACAAGAAGTTTCGCGAATAATTACCTGAATGAGCTGTTGAGTAGTATAATAATTTGTCCTCTCTTTGAGTTCATCAATTTTGGCTTTCCTCTCAACCCGAAGCCTTTCTAGAGTTTTCTGGTCCTTGCGATCACCTAAAAGCATCAGATAAAATACAAGTTGATAAATAGATCTATCCTCTTAAAGCCACCATATTTGTTTGGGTTTTGGGTGGGGTGGGCGGTGTGGGGGTAGTTTAGGGTGAGTGCGTgttcaatttcttttcataGAATGTAGACATGATAGTCGCTATCCAAATTTAATCAAGGAAGATGTCAGGCAACCAgtgagataaataaaaatattgcaataaattaaaaaaagttctAAAGTTCAAAGCACACACACATCCTGTTGAAGCTCACAAATGCTGAATAAGCAAGTGCAGATAAACCAGGCAAAAGAAATATGGGTAGAACTTGAAGGGCCCTCGTCTTCCAATTTAATTCCATTGATCTTGTTGTCATGATAGCATAACCAACCGCAATAACCTGAAAATTGATACCATTTaagggaatttattaaaatatagataACAATAGCAACAAGCATCCAGTAAAAGAATTGTGGTTGGGCCTACACATgtttaaaaggataaaatgaTGAGGCCACTATACTCAAACCTTCAAACCAAATATTCTGGTACCAAATATGTCAAATATTAAAGAGAGAAATCTAAGCAGGTGGCAggagccaaaaaaaaaaacataaatttgagaACGGTAACGAAAAATATCTAAGCAGTGGTCAGAAggaaagaaaatcaagataGTCAAACTTAAAGAAGTTTTGAATGCAACAGATTGACATTTCTCTGTCAAAAGACGTATTGTAAAATAGAAAGAATGTTCAAATCACTGGTTTGCTCTAACTCTTGCACCCTAAACTCATCTGCCAaccaaaaatttgttaaaaaagcAACGAAAACTAGGTAAACTTTTTCACTCAGCatggaaataaaattctcTGGCCAAAACTTGCAAAATCCAACTGTAATGGTCATTCATGTATGTAAAGACATCTAAAATGTTAGAAAACACAAGCAGACATCATACAATTATAAGCTCCACCACAGTCATTTATTTCTAAggaaatttacttatttatgaTCAGAAACAATTTGATGCATGCAAAAGAGAATCTTTTAGTGGTCATGACTAAGTTCTCTCACTGTCT
It contains:
- the LOC102626811 gene encoding uncharacterized protein At2g24330-like, which produces MVEDKCITESEKKDSKAVEKKRKGIISRLWNGIFRLKGDDFEKRLQYISKEEAAILARVKRRSQTWRRMSRHLIIFTVVFEVIAVGYAIMTTRSMELNWKTRALQVLPIFLLPGLSALAYSAFVSFNRMCDRKDQKTLERLRVERKAKIDELKERTNYYTTQQLIQRYDPDPAAKAAAATVLASKLGADSGLNVFVGDESNFNVPLGNSNDVEVMPSSGLRNRKQLQPRSGGAGSTPLHHSDEETSSSFGSEGPEHNQLVVNHHYPQVSTMHDGGWIARIAAILVGDDPSQSYALICGNCHMHNGLARKEDFPYITYYCPHCNALNRPKESEGHISGSISSLPPKELEELVSGSISNPPPKVSEEHVAGCSSSSPNMSTLTADSVNNATTSPLSGSICGSNSPVREGLGTEEAEKVASLDMVS